In Heliangelus exortis chromosome 3, bHelExo1.hap1, whole genome shotgun sequence, the genomic stretch ATCACTGGGTTGTTTCTCTTCTTCTAAACAGTAACAGAAATTTAAGTtgaaaaatttgtatttaatgCTTTAAATTATCTAAATGTGCTCCCCGAAATAATCTATTTGGCAAttcatgcatttttatttgctttgccTGTTCTAAATATTAGGGAATTTAACAGCATTAGGCTTTatttctttggattttatttcaaaaggaGTTAATTATTTACATCTTTCCTAGGAATAAATGGCCAATGTCATAGAGTAACTGCCAGATCATTCTGGGGACTTGATggagtaaaattaaaaaattaagtgcaATGGTCTTCTAAAATAAccacaataaattaatttttgtacAATTTTAGGGCTCATTTTATACTCCAAAAATCAGActgcttttcaaattaaaattttctgattttagcATTTCAGTGGTCTGATACATCTTTGCTTCTTCCTTGCCTCAAAAATGTAAACCACTGAGGGCTTGACTACGTCCTGTGTCTCTGTAGCACTCATTGTTAGGTGAATAAATCAGTTTGCCTTTCCACatattaaaaaaggaacattATAAATGTATGTTTtgagaagtttttttgttttattttgtttgggttttgtacCCACTTGTCTTATAACTACACACACCATTGTGAAGTACACTACATTGCACAGCACCTCATGGAAAAACTTCATGAATTTTGTTAAATTTGTTGGTTGCACTTGACTGGACATAAATGGGTTTGTCTTAGCTTAACACTGTGACCAAGACCTTCCCTTACTGatgaaaaagtaaaaccaaTCTATTGAAGTATCTATGctgatatattttatttctctaaagAATGGAAGTAAGATATATTCTGTGTTTGCATCCTGTTGTGCTACTGAGAAAGTAATTATTTGggtataaagaaaaaaaatcatgcttatAATCAACATAGTTGTTGCAGTACAAAGTGTAGGTGCAGGCCAAGCCTATGGACAAACAAACAGCCTtggatagaatcatagaatcatagaattggctgggttggaagggacctcagagatcatcaagtccaacccttgatccactaccgctgcagttaccagaccatggcactgagtgccacatccagtctctttttaaatatctccagggatggagaatccaccacttccctgggcagcccattccaatgcttgatcaccctctctgtaaagaaattctttctaatgtccaacctaaacctctcccggcacaacttgagacctcttgtgccctcttgtcttgcttagggttgcctgggaaaagagaccaaccccccctggctacaccctcctttcagggagttgtagagatACAACTGATTGGAAAGAGAGAGCTGCAACTGTGATAATGGATCTGATCTGGATGAGTtggatgatcctgatgggtcaGGCAGATTCTATGCTCCTATGGAACGTAACGtgccctttcctgcctctcatACCTGGAAGCACAAGATTCTTAGATTCCTGATGCTGCCTCTTGGTTTTCCTGCTGACAGAATTTCTTGCCATCTCCCAGCACAGGTTTACCAGGAGTCTTGTTCCCTTGGCATTCCAGGCTGCACCTCACCAGGTTTTCTATGAGGCTGCAGAAGCAAAATTAACTATAAGCTGATAACTGAAAACAAGAGATAACAAAGAAAAGGGTGATAATGGGGATAAGGGGCTTAGACATGTAGACTGAGAGCAAAAAAGTAGGGCCTACAAGATAATGGAAAGGGTAAATTAGGaatgacatatatatatatagctttaGCACAGATGCCACAAGGAATGCGATTAATTTTTGAACCATAAATAGCTATTTAGACATCAAAATCATTCTTACATTTTAAGATGCTCAAGTGTCCAGACTGCCCATGCTGACAGTGGAGGCGCCTTCAGTCTCCACAGAAACCTCATTTGAACAAATCACTTGCCTCCCCCCAGTGGCCTTTGCTGGTACTTCCgattcttcagaaaaatgaagagacATTTATTTTAGGGAATCTCAGACTGGTTTCCATGCTTAAAGGAAGAACTACGCCATCCTTATGAAAAAAACTTTGATGTGTGTCAAAAAAGTGAGAAATATGGACTTTCAGTACTGGGTTGGCTTGTGCAATGCCTGGTAAAGCAGCTATTCTGGGATTCAAAACCTCCCATGTTTCATACCATAAAGTGACTATTTAATGAACGGAACCCAGATTAGTTCcttgaggaaataaaaaaataacaactctGACAGCAACGTCCCATGCGTATTCACCGCTCTTTAATTCACTAACACACCTCAGGACAAGAGGGCAGCAATACAGCATAAACAGCTCTCTAAAATTACGACTGCCTGCTTTAAGATAAACTTTTATCTCAACTGAAGTGATGACCTATACTATTCCACCTCTACAGTGGCCCTGACGCTGTGACTTATGAGAGCAAGAATCTTTTAACTTCTCCATGTGTGACCCAACGGGTTCTGCCTCTTCCCCGCTACCCCCCCACCCCACGATGCAGTGGGGAGCCGAGGAGTGGGGGGGCTCCCCCTCAAGTACCGAGTGGGGCTGACAAGGCTGCAGGCCCGGAGCTTCCCCGGTCACAGGTGGTCGCAGCCGGCCCGGCCTCACCCCGCCCCCAGGGCACAAGGGGGGCACAAAAGGCGCACGAAAAGGCCGCAGGACCGCCTCAGGGCTTTGCGGCGAGGACCCACACTGGGtcggaccggaccggaccgcCCCCTCGGAGAAGGGCCTGTGGGCCGGCTGGGCCTAACTGTCCCTGCGGGCCCTGCGCCCCCTGCGCCGCCGGAAGAGGACGAAACAGCTGTAAAGTGACGCAGTGCTTTCCGCGGGGCGGCAGGCCTGACGGCACCAGCACCGACCTCCCCATACaggtggcagctggggacaccCATAAGCGCTGAGCTGACCGTATCCCCACGGTCTCAGAGACACCGGAGCGGGGCAGACGCTCCGCCTCTTTCCCGTCACGCAGCGCGCCCACCGCCATGCTGCATGCACCCCCCCCCTGCTCCGAGCCGGCGGGCGGGGTCTCCGCTGCAGTGCGCAGGcgcagctccttcccctcccccgcCTGTCCCGGCCCGCCCCGTCCCGTTTCTGCGCACGCGCAGCGCCCTCCCGGCCGTTGCTGCCGGTACCGGGGCCGGGGGGCGTGGCCGGGGCGTACGTCATCAACCACGCGCCTCTCTTCCGCCGCGGCCTAGCGCGCAGGCGCAGTGGGATCCGTTCAGGGGCCGGGCGGGGGTGATCGACCGACCGACCCGGGGCTGCcggtggcggcggcggaggAGGGCACCATGGCGGTGAACTACAGCGCGAAGGAGGAGGCGGACGGGCACCCCTCGGGCGGCGTCGGGATGCCGGGCGGCGGGGCGGTGgggggcggcagcggcggcggggcggTGAAAACCCGCAAGCCCGATAACACGGCGTTCAAGCAGCAGCGGCTGCCGGCCTGGCAGCCCATCCTGACGGCGGGGACGGTGCTGCCCGCCTTCTTCATCATCGGCCTCATCTTCATCCCCATCGGCATCGGCATCTTCGTCACCTCCAACAACATCCGCGAGTACGAGGTGcgtggggggtggggggagaacGACACACGCGGGCTCCTCCCGCCGGGGCTGCCCGGGAGAGCGGGCGGTGGTTGGGAGCTCCCGGAGGCCGCTCGGCGGgcgccgggccgggctgggAGAGCGGTGTTGGGGATCGCCTGCCCAGGGCGGCCTGCGAGTCCTCCGGAACCGGCCGCCGTCGGTCCCAGCCGGCGCTCGGCGGGAAGAAGGGGGTGGCCGGCGGGGTGGCCGTGGTGAACGGGCACCCCGGCTGTGCCGAGTCCGTTTAACGTTTGTATTCCTTAAGAAATCCTCCGTTAATTACCCTGAGTAGGCAGTGGTCTTACAGAGCATCCTCCCCGTGGATCGTGTCCCTCCTGTCAGCCGTGTTAGTGCTCCTGAAGGGGGTTCCGGGGCTGCCAATGCCGGTGTTTAATCAACACGCCCCAGTCCCGGCTTGGTTCTCGGTAGTATGTGCACTGTCTGCGGGATAGCTTCTGGAGACAGATGATGTATCTTTAAATGTTCAGAGAAATTCTCGTTTCAGGACAAAACTCCGTGCTGAATGTGTTGCTGTAATGCTGATGTGTGCTAATGGTTTAACATTTTAGATGACCTAAGGGAGACCAGCGTGGCTGGAGTAAACTTAGAAACAAAGATGGAAGAGCGTGGCTTTTTGTAATTATACTTATAAAGACTGAGTCATTTACATCTGGTAATTAACCACACCACTCCTGGGAAAAGTTGCTGAGCGTTAACAAAAAACTGAACTGTTTCTCAGTTAGGTCCACTTGATAACAGACTCACTTTGTGGTATAAGGAAGCAACCCAAAGGCTTAGGGACAACCTTCAAAAGGAAATTGTCAGCAGTGATTAGTTTCAGTAAGCTAATGTGACCAAAATTGATGTGAAGTTGTTTGATGGATTGCTGTGCTGGAGAATAAGGATCAAATCTAAATCAAATCTAAAAAAAGGATCAAAATTGTAGTTATCAGACTAAGCTGCCACTTCCAAATAAGCCAAGTTTGAGACAGCAATGTGGCAATGAAACTCAATTAACTAAAGAAATTGTGAGTTAGACAATCTTGATACTTTATATCTGCATTATTGTTAAAATTCAAGCCATGTTCTAATTGAACCAATTTAAGGTTCACTTTCCTTTTATGCTAAGAACTAAACTTCCAGTCGGGGAGGAAAACAGGAGTGAAATAAACAGCTAGAGCATATCTTACAGTCTCCAAATGTTGCATATAAGtgtatttttgaaaagcagttgCTTCACATGTCAAGGTTTGAGGGTACACAGAACATCTGAAAGTTGACACAAATTTTTCAGAGAACATTACGAAGTTGTGATAGACacttagatttttaaaattgtcatGTCACAGTCATTTTTAAGGCAAATACAATCACATGTTTTCAACAAGACATTCAGTGGagacaagtaaaaaaaaatccttgctaACTTTTTCTGACAACTGCATTTAAAgtagcttgttttttttaataataatgcAAGTCTTAGATCATCATAATAATTGTAAGGTAAATGTAATTGTATAACTGTATCTCCTTTGTTTCATTACGACTGGATCTGTGTTGATCCATTGGGACAGGAAATGCATCAGAGTACAAATGAGTACAAAAATGTGAGTGACTTATTGTGCCTATATTGCTGCTGTATGcatatacagatttttttatatactgcTGTCACTTAGCAGCTCAGTCACATACTCCTAATAAGAGTAGGTGCCAAAACCTGCAGTAAGAAGATCCATAGCTGAGCTGTGAGCATGACTGATGGTCCCCTGCACAGTTTGTTTATACAAAGCAATAGTAGCCATTTATATTTGGAAACTAATTGGTAGCTGCCGGCCTTCCACCCTTTCTAATTTCAACATATTCATTATTAGAAAGGTTTGTGTTCATTTATTAGTTTGTTCTACTACGTGAGTTCAAAATTGTGTTGTCCACCTGAAGTGAAGCTCTCCAAAGTCAGATTATTAGGCTTTCCTGAGGACAGGAGGGACAGAGTTCTTGACTTCTGAGAGTATGATCAGACAGTTGGGTTATGCAGGTAAGAATGAGGGAACTTTGTTTCTGTTCTCTCATCCTCATGTAGGTTTTATCAAGTGTTACTATGCAGAAATTCTGTGAGTGAGATTGTCATTCTAACAGCAGCTGAacttttttggggaaaaaaaaaggctttacaGTTGCAGTACTATAATGTAGATTTAAGTATTTTACAGACCAACATTTGGGCTCTTAACATCAGTGAGAAATGCAGTTTGAGACAGTGCTGTCACCTGTCTTTAGCTGAGATATGTACCTGCTTAGTATGCTGGCATTTGGCATTAACCTTCAAATGTTATGCACAAATAGCTGAAAATTTAGCTCTGGGAGACAAGACATGCAGAAGCTAGGTGCAGTGACTAAGCTCTTTTTAAGATGTAATTGAGGGAGGAAGCAGAGGTAGTTATTAGCTCCCGTGTCCCAGAGAATAGCAGACTTAttaaatgtgtgtgtgcatgtgtacaTGTGTATACTTATGTATATATCATGgatatacctatatatatatgtatatatatatatatatatatatatatatgcctgTAAACTTAGTGTAGTGAAATTGAGTAGCATATGTGGTTTGTGCCCCTGAAATACATGTTTATGCACAGTTCAAATAGCCCTTTCCTGGAACTAGATACTGCAGCCATTATTGTCTCTGTGAACTGTGCTCTTCTTGTACAGGGACAAGGACTGAGTAACAAAATACAGGTTTTCCATTGATTTCCTTTATAAGCTCTCTTGAATTCCAGTGTGGAAGATTTCCAATGCCTAAGTGTACTAGGATTAGGTTTTTTATGTGTTGATTGTTCTCTGTTTTATCACTGTTCTGAAGGTTATAAACAGTTTATTTATCTTGGGGATATAATGAAAATAGTTCATTTTGGGTGGCAAATGAGGCAGCTGTATAAATGACTTTCCCCCTTGTTATTACAGGGTGAAAGAGTTCCatatttccttatttatttatttttttaaagaatgagtAAGAAGCATATTAaaacgtgaaaaaaaaaattgagaaatatCCAAGAGTTCTTGGttttgtggctgctgctgtgaaatGCATGATAGATgttaaaaagctaaaaagaatTTAAGACATGGCTAGGAGcgaagaactgaaagaaaatagattACTGTTGCATACATCTTCAGTGTTGTGTGCAATTCCAGTAGCCCCATCTAAAAAATTGTATGAAACTTAATAATATCTagagagggaaagcaaaaaTGACCAGAATTATGGGATGCCTTTCATACGAGAAGTGGTCAAGCAGGGTAGGGTATGTGACAGCATATGGAAGTCTGCAAAGTCATAAATGGTTTGAAAAATAAGTGTATGCAATAGTTATTTCTACACTGCAAAAATGTAAATCAACCAAGAAGGACATCAGCAGCCTGAAAAGGGATATCAGGTAACTTGGATATGCCCAGTGTCCTTAGATCCATTGTTGGTGGGAGTGGCTTGCACTGTGTGGGTTTGTCATACTATGCTGCTGGCTGATTCCTGGGGACAGAACCCTGGGTCAGGTGGGTTCCTGATCTGGATCCCAAAGTCAGTTTCCAAAATTCCCTAATCCCTTCAGTTTCTAAAGTCCCTGTTTCACTATATTGTGAAGAGATGATGACAGGTACCTCTGTCCCTTTAAATTAGCTCTCTGTTGAATGTAACCTGTAAACATGGAtgcgggaaaaaaaaaaaaaaaacaacccaaaacgTTTGTTGGCAGTTACTGTACTGGAAAACTCTTGGATAGCGTTGAAGCTGATACCAGTGTTCAAGAGCATGCTTGTTTTTGAAAGTGTATCAACTTCATGCTCCACAGAATTTAGACAATTATGTTTTTGAAAGTGAAGTCTTTAGATCTTCTACAATCTTGGAGTACTAGAGTTTGTTCTTAATCTAAAACTTCTCCACCCTCTGGAGAACTAGCTCAGGATATGGATgtaaaggaaaagctttcttgAGCTTATTTTAgcatggaaaaaaccccacagatttagccttgaaaaaaagagatgcatTGTTTGTTGACAGCAGTGGTGCTGTCTGTCCGTGTTTCTAAACAGAGCTGTTCAGGAGTGCTGCAGTAGTGCTATTTCTAGATCAATATAAACTTGGTATCTTCCTCAGTGGAAGCAGCAAAGATTACGTgatcctctctctctctgccagcTAATAGCTTCTGGAGCTGagtcctagaatcctagaatcctaggcTTGTTAGAGTGTAGATCTCATCTGTCAGaatctggcagcagcagcaaagtgctGAGGAAAGGGTTGCAGCTTAATAGATACCAAAGAAATCACAGGAATAGAGACCTTGAAGAAGATCCAGAGGGTAACAGGCTTCCCCATGTTCCTTGAACCTTGAAAAactgtgtgtttgttttcagctaaCCTTAGGACAGATGAGAAATCATTCTAATTTGTAATCATACATTTCACTACAAGCATAAAGCAGGACAAACTCTTTGCAGCACCCTTTCATAAAACTCTTTGGGTGTTGTATTCCAAATTCTACAGCTGTGGAGCAGTTTGCTGCTGTAACTTGGGATATGTTGTGTTGATCTAAACTCAAGACAGGAATTTCATGGTATGTGTAGAGGCTGATGAAGCTTTCTGTTTCTATGCTTGGAGCTGGCCTGCTGGGCCCAAGTGAGTTATTTACTGGCATTCACATGGTGGAGCTATACATGAGGGAGAGCTAATGTGGtgaagcagctgcaggtggACTGGGATGTAGAGTGACCTTATGGCTGTTAAGGATATGTTATGTATACTGTCCAAGTAGCCTGTATAGGTTTCAAATACTGGCACTTTTTTTAGCTATTATTAAAGACATAATGTTGTATAAGCCACGTTAGCATTGATCATCTTTCTTGTCCATTTACTGGCATTTCACCATTCCTGGCAAAACAATATTACTGTCTTCAACTTCCCTATTTCAGAAGAGTTCTTGAGcattgaattattattttttttaattgttttttggttttaaatcttCTGACTAGTGGCTAAAAAAGCAAGATTTCTATGCAAACAGCTTTTTACCAGATATCTAGACTTGTAATAATTCAGCCTCTCTTGAAAACATGTGAAAGCTCAGATCTTTTTGTCATTAGAGTGCATATATTTGGAAGCATTGTGTTGTGTAGAGTATTTGCTCTTCTGTGTctgtttgttgggttgttttgttttttgttcattttgtgtttctgtttgatGTTTTGGTTCGTTTTCCTCCAGCAGTAATTGCTCACCTTGGTGTTTAATTTGTTTGATGCTGAATTTGAGCATGTAGACAGAATCACAacatttggaagggaccttttgaGATCATCAAATAGACCTGAATGAGTTCAtcagttttgtggtttttttttttttacttttccattgTAAATTAATGGTTGTTTTTCTATTATAGATTGACTATACGGGAACAGAGCCTTCTAGTCCCTGCAACAAATGTTTAAATGTGTCCTGGGACAGCACAGCACCTTGTAGTTGCACTATCAATTTCACACTGGAACATTCATTTGAGGTATACTGCCCTGTATGCAAAGTGAAATTAGAACAGTAAACATGGTTTACTTCGTAGTCAGTAGGAAGCCTGTATCCTTTaagtcttaattttttcttctattttaaaggtttatttctggttttcctaTGAACTTGGATCTGATTTCTGTGTGCCTTTTCAAGTAGCAAGGATGAGATGTTTTTTAATGCCTTTGTTTATCTGGAAATGTACAACATTAAATGGCATGCTTGTGATTTACACGTTTAGATTTGCTGTATGTGTCCTTTAGCTTGCAAGTAGATCAGCTCTTCTTCAACAAGAATTGTGTACACCAGATAAGTGCTTTCTAACAAATTGGAGTCAAATAAGGAGGCTTCTGTGATTAACATCAGGCAAGACAGGAATTAGTGCTGGTGAATATCATTCTGATAGATTGTTGCATGTTGATACTGATTGATTTGAGGATGCCAGCTTAAGTTAGCATAGTACTCATGTACTCAGTGTGAAGGCAGGCTTGAGGCTTCAACTTTCAGTGTTGCTGTAAACACAGAGTTTAAGAGGCTGAAGTTTAAGCTTTATGTTAATTAGTGTCTTCCTATGTTTTATTGACTGCTTATTTGTGTGAATGAAACCCCCCTCTTGCCCCATCTTCTTGTAGAGCAATGTATTCATGTATTATGGACTTTCCAACTTCTATCAAAACCATCGTCGTTACGTGAAATCTCGAGATGACAGCCAGCTAAATGGAGATAACAGTTCACTACTTGTAGGTATTCCTGCTTGGCTATTAACCAGCAGCTAACTTCTGACTATTGCATAGTTTGCTGTGTAGCAGGCTTTTTAGTTCCATAATTATGAGGTGCTAGAATTTTTGCATGTCAGGAGACAGCTATTAGAGAATTCTCATTTAGTTTACAGAACTGtattaaaatgctgtaaaatttCATGTCAGTCGTTTCATTAAGCAGACAGCAGAATAGGTTTTCAATCAGTTTTCAAATTTCAGTGATCTTTAATGGTCTTGTTCTCTTCAGTCAGTAGTATTTTACCTGtctgacattttccttttcagtatAAAATAACATTCTGTTGCTTAGCACTTGGTTTGGATATTACATCTAAGTGCATCTGGGTTTGTAGAGTCTGGTTCAGTATTGAACATTGGTGATCCTGGAAAGTATCAGTACTGTGTATTCTGTTCAACCCACAATATAATGTTAAGGGCcagaactctttttttctaatttttatgaGGAATGGAAATACAGCTGGGTTCTTGCTCCAGCAAGAATGATTCACCTTTTTTACCTGTAGACTTTAAAAAGGGGAGAGATGAAGGAGGTTATATCTGCTGACAGATACAGGAAGTGGAGGAGCATTTTCTGCTTGCATTTGTGGTATCCCACTGGAGTCCTTGCAACCTTTTTTGTTCTATATTCTAATTGATTTCTCATTATAGTCTTATTTTCTATAACACTGATGCATactttaagaaaaaacttcAATAAAAGAATACTTGAGTACTTCATGTTGGAAAGCTGTTACTATTAAAAGACAAAAGTTCTAGTTGCTTCCAAGAAAAGCCTTAAATGTAGTATGACCATCATGGAATTCTGACTTTATTCATGCTTTgcttagtttttttaatttctgcttgcaaaagaaaaatgaatcaTGCTAATTGCTACTGATTGCTGAGGTATTTGTAAATAACCTGACTTGTGAAAAGCTTTTGCGGCATATTTCAGATGTGCACATTGTTGAGGTACTGTAGTAAAACCAAAGGTAGTTGGATAAACTAGCAGACTCATTTTCCTATCTCTTCTTTGTCTTTCAGAATCCAAGTAAGGAGTGTGAGCCTTACCGCACAAATGAGGACAAACCCATTGCTCCTTGTGGAGCTATTGCCAACAGTATGTTTAATGGTATGATAACTCAATTTTAACTTACTGCTTAAATGTTTTTGTGAAATAGTGTGTTTGGTATTGTTTTGTAAATAGTTCTGAGTAAAACGtgggctttttaatttttacttaacACGTTTTCATTCTTCAGGATAAATTGAATagcttttcttgcttttttcaaaATTGCGTTCAGAATTAGTTTAATTTGGTAATGTACAAAGGATGGAAATACCTGTTGTGAGAAGCTATTGCTGCTGGGGAGTAGACATAGATACTGTATATGGATAATATGCTGCTATCTAATATATGTTGATTCTTGCATAACAGCTTGTGGCTGTGTCAGGCAGGTAATAAGTGCCatgtccaattttttttttgtttgtttctcccAGAGATAATAATGTCACTGCTTAGCAGGATCATCTGTCTAATCAAAGTTTCTCAAGCTGGTTTTCTAATTTGTCTCCTTAGATACATTGGAATTATTTCGCATTGAAAACAACACAAGGACTCGTATTACTTTGGTTAAAAAAGGCATTGCATGGTGGACAGATAAAAATGTCAAGTTCAGAAATCCTACTGGAGATGGAAATAACTTAACTGCACTTTtccaaggtaaaaaaaaaaaaaaggggtgaaatttttgaaatttgaaaCCTCACTGACACCATTTTAGTGAACATGCTAATTCAAAATATTGTGGTTCTCTGAAGAAATTTAAGCTAGGGACTACTTTGCTGTCTAGACAGGTTGTCTTTTAATagtaaaagctaaaaaaattcATGTGAGGGTGTTTGGGTTTTATCTTTACTGTAATAtctatttacttattttaaaaaaaaaattatttactttcttttcctacctggaaaacagaaaa encodes the following:
- the TMEM30A gene encoding cell cycle control protein 50A isoform X1 encodes the protein MAVNYSAKEEADGHPSGGVGMPGGGAVGGGSGGGAVKTRKPDNTAFKQQRLPAWQPILTAGTVLPAFFIIGLIFIPIGIGIFVTSNNIREYEIDYTGTEPSSPCNKCLNVSWDSTAPCSCTINFTLEHSFESNVFMYYGLSNFYQNHRRYVKSRDDSQLNGDNSSLLNPSKECEPYRTNEDKPIAPCGAIANSMFNDTLELFRIENNTRTRITLVKKGIAWWTDKNVKFRNPTGDGNNLTALFQGTTKPVNWPKPVYLLDSEPDNNGFINEDFIVWMRTAALPTFRKLYRLIERKDNLQPTLQAGKYSLDITYNYPVHSFDGRKRMILSTISWMGGKNPFLGIAYITVGSICFFLGVVLLIIHHKYGNRNTSADIPN
- the TMEM30A gene encoding cell cycle control protein 50A isoform X2 → MAVNYSAKEEADGHPSGGVGMPGGGAVGGGSGGGAVKTRKPDNTAFKQQRLPAWQPILTAGTVLPAFFIIGLIFIPIGIGIFVTSNNIREYENPSKECEPYRTNEDKPIAPCGAIANSMFNDTLELFRIENNTRTRITLVKKGIAWWTDKNVKFRNPTGDGNNLTALFQGTTKPVNWPKPVYLLDSEPDNNGFINEDFIVWMRTAALPTFRKLYRLIERKDNLQPTLQAGKYSLDITYNYPVHSFDGRKRMILSTISWMGGKNPFLGIAYITVGSICFFLGVVLLIIHHKYGNRNTSADIPN